In one window of Pseudobdellovibrionaceae bacterium DNA:
- a CDS encoding 3-hydroxybutyryl-CoA dehydrogenase, whose protein sequence is MSFKNVGVIGAGQMGNGIAQVVAGRGVNVIMMDVSEAALEKGISTIAGSCDRLIKKEKMSGDEKSQLLSRIKTTTKLSDFASCDLVIEAATENVDLKLKIFSEVDAVCGNSAILCSNTSSISITKIAAATKHPEKVAGMHFMNPVPLMKLVEGIRGLQTSDDTFKKVKDFSEALGKTFVEARDMPGFVVNRILMPMINEAVYALYEGVAEPEGIDSAMTLGTNQPMGPLTLADFIGLDTCLAIMQVLHEGLGDTKYRPCPLLVKYVEAGWLGRKSGRGFYSYS, encoded by the coding sequence ATGAGTTTTAAAAATGTGGGCGTCATAGGCGCAGGGCAAATGGGAAATGGCATCGCCCAAGTCGTGGCCGGCCGTGGAGTCAACGTGATAATGATGGACGTGTCTGAGGCGGCCCTTGAAAAAGGAATTTCTACCATTGCGGGAAGTTGTGATCGCTTGATTAAAAAAGAAAAGATGTCGGGCGACGAAAAATCTCAATTGCTCTCCCGCATAAAAACAACCACGAAACTTTCAGATTTTGCCAGTTGCGATTTGGTCATTGAAGCTGCCACCGAAAATGTAGACTTAAAGCTTAAGATTTTTTCTGAGGTGGATGCCGTCTGCGGCAATTCAGCCATTTTGTGCAGCAACACTTCGTCTATTTCGATTACCAAAATAGCAGCAGCCACAAAGCATCCCGAGAAGGTGGCTGGCATGCACTTTATGAATCCAGTTCCGCTGATGAAGTTGGTGGAAGGCATTCGTGGCCTGCAAACCTCAGACGACACTTTTAAAAAAGTGAAAGATTTTTCTGAAGCTTTAGGTAAAACCTTTGTGGAGGCCAGAGATATGCCCGGCTTTGTGGTGAATCGCATTTTAATGCCGATGATCAACGAAGCTGTTTATGCTCTCTACGAGGGAGTGGCTGAGCCAGAGGGTATTGATTCTGCAATGACTTTGGGGACCAACCAGCCCATGGGACCATTGACGTTGGCCGATTTTATTGGATTGGACACCTGTTTAGCCATTATGCAGGTTTTGCACGAGGGGCTTGGGGATACAAAGTATCGTCCGTGCCCGCTGCTTGTTAAATATGTGGAGGCCGGGTGGCTAGGGCGTAAATCGGGACGTGGATTTTACAGTTATTCATAA
- a CDS encoding 1-acyl-sn-glycerol-3-phosphate acyltransferase, whose protein sequence is MATGAQPPWLIRWISYLRSFTASIATLTIIAVYGLCMIVAVLVTRSQKVGDFFVRTWSQSMMWMFNIKVVVRGLENLPDEGCLYIFNHSSHFDIPIFHSVMPQTVRFGAKIELFKFPIFGHAMRVAGVLPIVRHDKKAVFKVYEEAISRVKKGEKFILAAEGTRHTKPEVGPRFKVGPFLFAINGQFPIVPVVIVGAHGVLEKGRLFAMWGQWRRTVSVEFLSPVSTKGLKAENLTELQNQVQKEMIEAFQKGEKLIKAGEV, encoded by the coding sequence ATGGCAACGGGTGCGCAGCCGCCGTGGTTAATTCGGTGGATCAGTTACCTGCGCAGTTTTACGGCCTCAATAGCCACGTTGACGATCATTGCTGTCTACGGATTGTGTATGATCGTTGCGGTTTTAGTCACTCGAAGCCAAAAAGTGGGCGATTTTTTTGTGCGAACCTGGTCGCAATCCATGATGTGGATGTTCAATATAAAAGTGGTGGTTCGGGGTTTAGAGAATCTTCCTGACGAAGGCTGCTTATATATTTTTAATCACTCCAGTCATTTTGATATTCCTATTTTTCATTCAGTCATGCCGCAAACCGTGCGATTTGGAGCAAAAATTGAGCTTTTTAAGTTCCCTATTTTTGGTCACGCCATGCGGGTGGCCGGTGTTTTGCCTATTGTGAGGCACGATAAAAAGGCTGTTTTTAAAGTCTACGAAGAGGCCATTTCTCGAGTAAAAAAGGGTGAGAAATTCATATTGGCGGCCGAAGGCACTCGCCACACCAAGCCGGAGGTAGGTCCTCGATTCAAAGTGGGGCCGTTCTTATTTGCCATCAATGGGCAGTTTCCCATAGTGCCTGTGGTAATTGTTGGGGCGCATGGAGTGCTTGAAAAGGGTCGTTTGTTTGCCATGTGGGGGCAATGGAGAAGAACTGTGTCGGTAGAGTTTTTGTCCCCGGTCAGCACCAAAGGATTGAAGGCCGAAAATCTTACGGAGTTGCAAAATCAAGTGCAAAAAGAAATGATAGAGGCGTTTCAAAAGGGTGAGAAATTGATTAAAGCTGGTGAAGTATGA